In Paenibacillus durus, the DNA window CCACGAAATTGCCGGAATCGCCATCGGCATTGCTATTCTGACCCACATCGGATTAAACCTTAATTTTGTCAAAAAAATCACCCTGCGCCTGTTCGACAAGAATCTCCCTCATAAAACGCGCCTGAGCTACGGATTAAATGTGCTGCTGCTTTTATCCATGATCTTTGTTATTTTCAGCGGGCTGGTCATTTCTAGAGTGGTTCTGCAGGGCTTCCAATTGGGGAATGAGCGCTGGTTCAGTGTTTCCCATATGAGCATCGCCTATCTCACACTTGCTCTGATCGGAGTACATATCGGCCTGCACTGGCATTGGGTGATGAAAGTAACGCAAAGGCTGCTGCATCTGAAGATGTCAAAAGCCCGTGCGCGAATTCTGATGACCTGTGCCGCGGTGTTCGTATTGCTGTTCGGCGTGTACCAAGTGTACTCCACTCACTACATTTCGAGGCTTCAGATGGTTGGGAACGTATTCGGCATCTTGACTGCGGCGGCGGAAGAAAGCGGGATAGAGCGGTATGATTTTGACGAAAGAACCTTCAATAACGAACCGGCGCCATTCGACGGGACGGGCATGGACCAAGAGAACGGCTTCGAGCGACGAGCTATGGGAGGATTTTCCCGGGGAGAGCATGAAGGCGGCCGTCAGTCCCCCAACTTTATTGGCGTCATCCTGACCTATTTCGGCATTATGGCCGTATTTGCCGGAATCACTTATTATGCAGATAAATGGGCCTGCCGAAGAAAACGGGCCATTACCGCTTAAAAGAAGCGTTATACGAACTCCAATCCCGCTATAAGCGGAATTGGAGTTTTGTTGTTGGACCATTCAATGATGCTGAATCACATTATGGATCAACGATCGCTTCATACTGCAGCCAAACGGGCTCCAAGCTCAAACGCCTTTTTGCGGTCGATGGGGAACTGCTCCTCTCTTACCCTGGCCTTATGCGCAGCGTCGAATCTGGAAGCTTCATACTTGGAATAATCGGTAAATTGGTACGTGTCATAGGAAAGCAGAATCTCCGAATCCCCGCCCAGTATCTGCAGAATATTCCGGTTGCCCTGGAACACCGCCTCATAATTCATATCATGTGCCCGTTCTTCTGTGACATTCATGGTATAGATAAA includes these proteins:
- a CDS encoding DUF4405 domain-containing protein, producing the protein MNKKKPYVKLALDAAMGVTFALLFNTRVFGGLAFHEIAGIAIGIAILTHIGLNLNFVKKITLRLFDKNLPHKTRLSYGLNVLLLLSMIFVIFSGLVISRVVLQGFQLGNERWFSVSHMSIAYLTLALIGVHIGLHWHWVMKVTQRLLHLKMSKARARILMTCAAVFVLLFGVYQVYSTHYISRLQMVGNVFGILTAAAEESGIERYDFDERTFNNEPAPFDGTGMDQENGFERRAMGGFSRGEHEGGRQSPNFIGVILTYFGIMAVFAGITYYADKWACRRKRAITA